AAGAAAATTATCGTTCCAGTACCGGCTTTGGCTCTGCCACAGGTTCAGCGAGTTACACGGCACTTTATTCAGCGGCCTATAACTTCTTGCGGCCTCATGAAGCACTGCATTACCGCATTCCTGTTGAGTTACCACAACTCAAACCGTTTGAACGAATGCCGGACAAATGGCTGGCGCTAATTGAACTGGCGCAGTCTCAATGACCAACAGCAGCCTAGATATTCTGAAAAATCAGACTAACTAAGGCTTAATTTGTGTACCCTAGAACACATAAAATAGGCAAGATCCAGTGAGAAGCAACACCTGAATTAAGTTCGATTCATCCGTGAACGGTGATTCCATATATTAATCGTCATCCCCCCTTGAACATCCGGTTTTGAACTTGGGTTTCATGGAACTTTAGACGTTACCTATTATCGCTTTTTCTAACAGTGAAATATTATGCGTGCATCACTGGCATTAAGTTACTAATTCCATAATGCCGTAATCCCTTAAACATATGTTGATCAAAAAAGCCAATGAATGTTCCTTGGAAAAACAAACAAATCAAGGTGCCGATATTGACTGCATACAATTGTTTTGCAGTCAAAAAAGTAACTAGCATGATCAACACGGGTGGAATATAATGTACCATCTGGGCGATCGTGGCATTGCCTTTTAAATAGCGAAAACGCAATATCTGCATAAAGTCATCATTAGGGTGTAGTACAATATTAGCCCGCTGATAAATTGAAGTAGCCAATGCAACACATAAAATACCAAAGATATCAATAGCAATACGCACTAACAATGGTAATTGGTTGATGCCCAAATGAATGATAATTTGTGTAAATAATTGGATCAGATAACTAAATGGCGTAATGAAAAGTAAATTACCGCAAAAACGATGCCATGAAAGTTGTCTAGTTAAGATCATATTCGCTATTGCCACTAATACACCGCATATAAATAGTGTTGTACGTAAACTTAATGGCCAAATATGATACAGATTAACTGCTGAAGCGGTCCAAACTGCACTACCTAAATTAGTTGCGATCGTTAATGAATGACCAGTAGCGTTAATCAATAATGATAAACCCAAATAGCCCCAGCGTTTACCTAAGTCGTGTGTTTGAATTCTATTAATAGTGTTCATCTCCTCAATAAATAGCAAAACGAACCACCTTATGAAAGATGATTCGTCTTGAAATCCAACTATTTATTTTCTACTAACGACTTACCGGTTAAGAAGTCTGGGTTAGGAGTTAAACCGAACCGGTTGGCCAAATCAGCTAAGTCATCATCTGTAATTTCTTGTAAACATTGCCCACCTTGAGCACGAATTGTTGTATAAATCAATGCGGCTTTTTCAATAGTTTCGATCAAGCCATAGGTTTCATCCATCGAATCACCAGCACCAAAAACACCGTGATGTGGCCATAATACGGCACGAAAATCCTTCATCTTTTCAGCAGTAGCCTCGCCGATATCATTGGTCCCCGGAGTCATATAAGGAATAACCCCAAGTCCTTCAGGGAAAACAACTACTGATTCAGCTTGCATTTTCCACAAAATACGACTGAATGTTTTTTCATCCAATGGTAGTGTAAAACTCATAGCAATCAAATTAGTTGGGTGGCAATGCATAACTACACGTTGATTACTATCTTTATGCAAACGATTGATATGGGTCATTAAATGTGAAGGAAATTCACTTGTTGGCTGTGCGCCATCATTATACCCCCAGAGAATGTCAGCACTATGTCCATCCGCTGCAATCTGAACTAGACCAGTCTCAGCTTCAGGGTTGTCAATAACGTTTTTAAAGTAGCGCCCT
This is a stretch of genomic DNA from Loigolactobacillus coryniformis subsp. coryniformis KCTC 3167 = DSM 20001. It encodes these proteins:
- a CDS encoding YczE/YyaS/YitT family protein, with product MNTINRIQTHDLGKRWGYLGLSLLINATGHSLTIATNLGSAVWTASAVNLYHIWPLSLRTTLFICGVLVAIANMILTRQLSWHRFCGNLLFITPFSYLIQLFTQIIIHLGINQLPLLVRIAIDIFGILCVALATSIYQRANIVLHPNDDFMQILRFRYLKGNATIAQMVHYIPPVLIMLVTFLTAKQLYAVNIGTLICLFFQGTFIGFFDQHMFKGLRHYGISNLMPVMHA
- the rhaD gene encoding rhamnulose-1-phosphate aldolase, whose protein sequence is MSQQKFIDSPYVEEMCKITHGLYTHGWDERNGGNVSYRLTKEEVSQYADTNKVLRNVPIDFDASELAGVYFLVTGTGRYFKNVIDNPEAETGLVQIAADGHSADILWGYNDGAQPTSEFPSHLMTHINRLHKDSNQRVVMHCHPTNLIAMSFTLPLDEKTFSRILWKMQAESVVVFPEGLGVIPYMTPGTNDIGEATAEKMKDFRAVLWPHHGVFGAGDSMDETYGLIETIEKAALIYTTIRAQGGQCLQEITDDDLADLANRFGLTPNPDFLTGKSLVENK